The Kordia sp. SMS9 genome window below encodes:
- a CDS encoding Glu/Leu/Phe/Val dehydrogenase, with the protein MVSDVINTRELHKVDPVFGQLSFDNHEQVVFCNDKDTGLKAIIGIHNTVLGPALGGTRMWQYKNEWEALNDVLRLSRGMTFKSAITGLNLGGGKAVIIGDAKTQKTPELMRKFGEFVHSLSGRYITAEDVGMETSDMDIVRGVTPFVTGISEAKGGAGNPSPITAYGVFMGMKAAAKYKFGSAILEDRTVYVQGIGHVGEALVEHLTNEGAKVMIADINEERLQVVSKKYGATIYRGEDIYTEEMDIYAPCALGATVNDDSIYKLKAQIIAGAANNQLKDENRHGAMLKDKGIAYAPDFLINAGGIINVYAELEGYGKTEIIRKTENIYNTTLEIFKHSEDNNSTPHNSALSIALDRIATRKKEAHK; encoded by the coding sequence ATGGTTTCAGACGTCATTAATACCCGTGAATTACACAAGGTTGACCCTGTTTTTGGACAATTATCTTTTGATAATCATGAACAAGTTGTTTTTTGCAATGACAAAGATACAGGATTAAAAGCAATAATAGGAATCCATAACACAGTTTTAGGACCCGCACTTGGAGGAACTCGAATGTGGCAATACAAAAACGAATGGGAAGCCTTAAACGATGTACTTCGCTTGTCGCGCGGAATGACGTTTAAATCAGCGATAACAGGATTGAATTTAGGTGGTGGAAAAGCAGTCATTATTGGCGATGCAAAAACCCAAAAAACACCTGAGTTAATGCGTAAGTTTGGAGAATTTGTACATTCTTTAAGCGGACGTTACATTACTGCCGAAGATGTGGGAATGGAAACGAGCGACATGGATATTGTTCGCGGCGTTACTCCGTTTGTCACTGGAATTTCAGAAGCCAAAGGTGGCGCAGGAAATCCTTCTCCAATTACAGCATATGGTGTTTTTATGGGAATGAAAGCTGCGGCAAAATATAAATTTGGCTCAGCTATTTTGGAAGATCGTACCGTGTATGTACAAGGAATTGGACATGTAGGAGAAGCGTTGGTAGAACATTTAACCAATGAAGGTGCTAAGGTGATGATTGCCGATATCAATGAAGAGCGTTTACAAGTTGTTAGTAAAAAATATGGCGCTACTATTTATCGTGGTGAAGATATTTACACAGAAGAAATGGACATTTATGCACCATGTGCGTTAGGAGCAACCGTAAATGACGATAGTATTTACAAGTTAAAAGCACAGATTATTGCTGGAGCTGCTAACAATCAGTTAAAAGATGAAAACCGTCATGGAGCCATGTTGAAAGATAAAGGTATTGCCTACGCACCAGATTTTTTAATCAACGCAGGTGGAATCATCAATGTGTATGCCGAATTAGAAGGGTACGGGAAAACAGAAATCATCCGTAAAACAGAAAATATTTACAATACGACGTTGGAAATATTCAAACATTCTGAAGATAACAATTCCACTCCACACAACTCTGCATTAAGCATTGCCTTAGATCGAATTGCAACAAGAAAAAAAGAAGCACATAAATAG
- a CDS encoding ABC transporter ATP-binding protein, producing the protein MKELQHLNKYFLKYKGKLLLGVLITVIAQIFALITPKLIGNSLTAVDEYIHGEITDLAVVKNELWVNILIIIGAAVLAGFFTFLMRQTIINISRYVEYDLKNEVYRQYQNLSTNFYKKNRTGDLMNRISEDVGKVRMYAGPAIMYSIRTITLFACLIPLMFITAPKVAIYTLVPLPILSFLIYKLSRAIQKRSTIVQQFLSKLSTFTQESFSGVSVIKAYGIEPQIKETFNEMVIEGKTKNMDLVKVNAWFFPMMILLIGASNILVIYIGGLQYIEGHIKFGVLAEFIMYVNMLTWPVATIGWVTSIIQQAEVSQQRINEFLKVQPEIQNLVAEKTPITGNIEFKNVSFTYDDTNITALKNISFSLHSGETLAIVGKTGSGKTTVLDLISRMYDTDQGVIEIDEIPIKKLNLNNLRNAISIVPQDAFLFSETIKDNIKFGKEDASDEEVIAAAKFASVHKNIVGFKKGYDTILGERGITLSGGQKQRVSIARAIIKDPNILLLDDCLSAVDTETEEEILSNIERITQHKTTIIVSHRISSAKNADKIIVLDNGNIIQNGSYDDLIEQDGYFKELYLKQLSEKDL; encoded by the coding sequence ATGAAAGAATTACAGCATTTAAACAAATATTTCCTCAAATATAAAGGAAAATTACTTTTAGGAGTTCTGATAACTGTCATTGCGCAAATTTTTGCACTCATTACTCCCAAACTTATTGGAAACTCGCTTACCGCTGTTGATGAGTACATTCATGGAGAAATTACCGATTTGGCCGTTGTAAAAAACGAACTTTGGGTAAATATTCTAATTATTATAGGTGCTGCTGTATTGGCTGGTTTTTTTACATTTTTGATGCGACAAACCATTATTAACATTTCTAGATATGTAGAATACGACCTGAAAAACGAAGTTTACAGGCAATATCAAAACTTATCAACAAATTTTTATAAAAAAAATCGTACGGGTGATTTGATGAATCGAATCAGTGAAGATGTTGGAAAAGTACGTATGTATGCAGGTCCTGCCATTATGTATAGCATTCGAACAATTACGTTGTTTGCCTGTTTGATCCCTTTGATGTTCATTACGGCGCCAAAAGTAGCAATTTATACTTTAGTTCCGCTACCAATTTTATCATTTTTAATTTATAAACTGAGTCGTGCTATTCAAAAACGAAGCACGATTGTTCAGCAATTTCTATCCAAGCTTTCCACATTTACACAAGAATCTTTTTCAGGAGTTTCTGTAATCAAAGCCTACGGAATAGAACCACAAATTAAGGAAACCTTCAACGAAATGGTAATTGAAGGAAAAACAAAGAACATGGACTTGGTAAAGGTAAATGCTTGGTTTTTTCCCATGATGATTTTGCTGATTGGTGCGAGTAATATTTTAGTTATTTATATTGGTGGCTTACAATATATTGAAGGACACATCAAATTTGGAGTGTTGGCAGAATTTATCATGTATGTAAACATGCTTACGTGGCCTGTAGCTACCATTGGTTGGGTAACTTCTATTATTCAGCAAGCGGAAGTATCGCAACAACGTATCAATGAGTTTTTAAAGGTTCAACCTGAAATTCAAAATTTAGTCGCAGAAAAAACGCCCATTACAGGTAATATTGAATTCAAAAATGTATCATTTACGTATGATGATACTAATATTACCGCGTTAAAAAATATTTCGTTCTCGTTGCATTCTGGCGAAACACTTGCCATTGTTGGGAAAACAGGTTCAGGAAAAACCACGGTGTTAGATTTGATTAGTAGAATGTATGATACAGATCAAGGTGTGATTGAAATTGATGAAATCCCGATTAAAAAACTGAACTTAAATAATTTGCGAAACGCAATTAGCATTGTACCACAAGATGCTTTTTTATTTTCGGAAACTATCAAAGACAATATAAAGTTTGGTAAAGAAGATGCTTCTGATGAAGAAGTGATCGCGGCTGCAAAATTTGCATCCGTGCATAAAAACATTGTCGGATTTAAAAAAGGATACGACACCATTTTGGGAGAACGTGGAATTACCTTGAGTGGTGGACAAAAACAGCGTGTTTCCATTGCAAGAGCCATCATCAAAGATCCTAATATATTATTGCTGGACGATTGTTTGTCTGCTGTAGATACCGAAACAGAAGAAGAAATCCTTTCCAACATAGAACGCATTACACAACATAAAACCACAATTATTGTAAGTCACCGAATTTCTTCTGCTAAAAATGCAGATAAAATTATCGTCTTAGACAATGGAAATATCATACAAAATGGTAGCTATGACGATCTTATAGAACAAGATGGATACTTTAAAGAGCTGTATTTAAAACAGCTTTCCGAAAAAGATTTGTAA
- a CDS encoding PUR family DNA/RNA-binding protein — protein MSDKDLLEKEEIFSKVLRAGRRTYFFDVRATKAGDYYLTITESKKFTNDDGSFHYKKHKIYLYKEDFSAFSEILSEMTQYIVDEKGEEVISERHQKDFKREYNTEDATASAEPNKDVDNFTDINFEDI, from the coding sequence ATGAGTGATAAAGATTTACTAGAGAAAGAAGAAATTTTCTCCAAAGTACTTAGGGCAGGAAGGAGAACTTATTTCTTTGACGTCAGAGCTACCAAAGCTGGCGACTATTACCTAACCATTACTGAAAGCAAAAAGTTTACGAACGACGATGGATCTTTCCATTACAAAAAACACAAAATCTATTTGTACAAAGAAGATTTCTCAGCATTCTCTGAGATTTTAAGCGAAATGACGCAGTACATTGTGGATGAAAAAGGAGAAGAAGTGATTTCTGAACGTCATCAAAAAGATTTTAAAAGAGAGTACAACACAGAAGATGCCACAGCGTCTGCAGAACCGAATAAAGATGTTGATAACTTTACAGATATCAACTTCGAAGATATTTAA
- a CDS encoding 4Fe-4S dicluster domain-containing protein, giving the protein MAIIITDECINCGACEPECPNTAIYEGADDWRYADGTSLTGTIVLPSGKEVDAEEAQEPISDEIYYISPDKCTECMGFHEEPQCAAVCPVDCCVPDEDIVETEEELLGKQAFMHPEE; this is encoded by the coding sequence ATGGCTATTATTATAACTGATGAATGTATTAATTGTGGTGCTTGCGAGCCAGAGTGTCCGAATACTGCAATTTATGAAGGTGCTGACGATTGGCGCTACGCAGACGGAACTTCCTTAACGGGAACTATTGTATTACCTAGCGGGAAAGAAGTGGATGCTGAGGAAGCGCAAGAACCAATTTCAGACGAAATTTATTATATATCTCCCGATAAATGTACAGAATGTATGGGCTTCCATGAAGAGCCACAATGTGCTGCGGTATGTCCAGTAGATTGCTGTGTACCTGATGAAGATATTGTAGAAACAGAAGAAGAATTGTTAGGAAAACAAGCATTTATGCATCCAGAAGAGTAG
- a CDS encoding acyl-CoA reductase produces the protein MALAERINAFVKLGDFINQFSIVNPVQNFEVILNDPFFDGMKHQLKLAQEQNGWFTKENICFAIKNWARSLQKETLERWTANYTIDNVSPKKIAIVMAGNIPLVGFHDFLSVLLAGHEVLVKQSSNDKHLLPYLAKYLEYVEPSFKGKITFTDEKLNDFDAVIATGSNNTARYFEYYFKDKPNIIRKNRNSVAILTGSETAAQLEALSDDIFTYFGLGCRSVSKLFVPKGYNFQDFFGGMYKKSDVMNSAKYANNYDYNKAVYLMSLFDILENGFLMIKEDTQYASPIATVFYEYYDDIASLQAKLTTDAEHIQCIVADIGMNNEVKFGQTQHPALHDYADGVDTMEFLTNLDPQ, from the coding sequence ATGGCTTTAGCAGAAAGAATTAACGCTTTTGTAAAATTGGGAGACTTCATAAATCAATTTTCAATAGTAAATCCGGTACAAAATTTTGAAGTAATTCTCAACGATCCTTTTTTTGATGGAATGAAACATCAATTGAAACTAGCGCAAGAACAAAATGGTTGGTTTACAAAAGAAAATATCTGTTTTGCTATCAAAAATTGGGCACGATCGCTGCAAAAAGAAACGCTAGAACGTTGGACAGCCAACTATACTATTGATAATGTTTCGCCTAAAAAAATAGCGATTGTCATGGCGGGAAACATTCCGTTGGTAGGTTTTCATGACTTTTTATCGGTCTTACTTGCGGGACATGAAGTTTTAGTAAAACAATCGTCCAATGATAAACATCTCCTTCCCTATTTGGCAAAGTACTTAGAATATGTGGAACCGTCATTTAAAGGAAAAATTACCTTTACAGACGAGAAACTAAATGATTTTGACGCCGTCATCGCCACGGGAAGTAACAATACCGCACGCTATTTTGAATATTATTTTAAAGACAAACCAAATATTATTCGTAAAAATAGAAACTCAGTTGCCATCTTAACAGGAAGCGAAACCGCAGCACAATTAGAAGCGTTGAGTGACGATATTTTTACCTATTTTGGGTTGGGTTGTAGAAGTGTTTCCAAACTTTTTGTACCAAAAGGTTACAATTTTCAAGACTTTTTTGGCGGCATGTACAAAAAAAGCGACGTAATGAATAGCGCCAAATACGCCAATAATTACGATTACAACAAGGCAGTTTATCTAATGAGTCTCTTCGATATTTTGGAAAATGGTTTCCTAATGATCAAAGAAGATACACAATATGCCTCACCCATTGCGACGGTTTTTTATGAATATTACGATGATATAGCATCGCTTCAAGCAAAACTAACAACAGACGCCGAACACATACAATGCATTGTGGCAGATATCGGTATGAATAACGAAGTTAAATTCGGTCAAACACAACATCCAGCATTACATGATTATGCCGATGGTGTTGACACGATGGAGTTTCTAACGAATTTAGATCCGCAGTAA
- the serC gene encoding 3-phosphoserine/phosphohydroxythreonine transaminase — MKKHNFSAGPCILPQEVFQKASEAVLNFNNDHLSILEISHRSKPFVNVMESARALALELLGLEGKGYTALFLHGGASTQFLMAAYNLLNKKAAYLNTGTWSVKAIKEAKLFGELIEVASSKDSNFTYIPKDYTIPTDADYFHCTSNNTIFGTQIKNFPETNVPIVCDMSSDIFSRQLDFSKFDLIYAGAQKNMGPAGTTLVVVKEEILGKVNRAIPSMLDYKVHIGKDSMFNTPAVFPVYVSMLTLEWLKNIGGIAAIEKINEQKSALLYNEIDRNPLFKGIVATEDRSHMNATFTLTEESLKETFDTMWNDAGINGLNGHRSVGGYRASMYNALPLESVQVLVDVMQALEKNA; from the coding sequence ATGAAAAAACATAACTTTAGTGCAGGCCCTTGTATCTTACCGCAAGAAGTATTTCAAAAAGCTTCAGAAGCGGTATTAAATTTCAATAATGACCATCTTTCTATTTTAGAAATATCACACAGAAGCAAACCTTTTGTCAATGTTATGGAAAGCGCGCGTGCGTTGGCTTTAGAACTGTTAGGTTTGGAAGGAAAAGGCTATACCGCACTCTTTTTACACGGTGGTGCCAGCACACAGTTTTTGATGGCAGCTTATAATTTGCTAAACAAAAAAGCGGCATATTTAAATACAGGAACTTGGAGCGTAAAAGCCATTAAAGAAGCAAAACTATTTGGCGAATTGATCGAAGTTGCTTCTTCAAAAGATTCAAATTTCACATACATTCCTAAAGACTATACCATTCCAACAGATGCAGATTATTTTCACTGTACCAGCAACAATACAATCTTTGGAACGCAAATAAAAAACTTCCCAGAAACCAATGTACCCATTGTTTGTGACATGAGTTCAGATATCTTTTCACGTCAGTTAGATTTCTCTAAGTTTGATTTAATCTATGCAGGCGCACAAAAAAATATGGGGCCAGCCGGAACGACTTTAGTGGTGGTAAAGGAAGAAATTTTAGGCAAAGTAAATAGAGCCATTCCATCCATGTTAGACTATAAAGTACATATTGGAAAAGACAGCATGTTTAATACACCAGCCGTATTTCCGGTGTATGTTTCCATGTTGACACTAGAATGGTTAAAAAACATTGGTGGCATCGCTGCGATTGAAAAAATAAACGAGCAAAAATCTGCCTTATTGTATAACGAAATTGATCGAAATCCATTGTTTAAAGGCATTGTAGCTACAGAAGACCGAAGTCACATGAATGCGACATTTACCTTGACGGAGGAATCTCTGAAAGAAACTTTTGATACCATGTGGAACGATGCGGGCATCAACGGACTTAACGGACACCGAAGTGTTGGCGGATATCGTGCCTCTATGTACAACGCATTGCCATTAGAAAGTGTGCAAGTACTCGTGGATGTAATGCAAGCATTAGAAAAGAACGCGTAA
- a CDS encoding D-2-hydroxyacid dehydrogenase: MKILANDGISQSGIDALTNDGFEVITTKVAQAQLINYINEHNIAGLLVRSATKVRKDLIDACESLQLIGRGGVGMDNIDVAYARDKGIHVINTPAASSSSVAELVFGHLLNGVRFLHDANRNMPLEGDSRFKELKKSYAKGSELRGKTLGIIGFGRIGKATAERAIGLGMNVIASDPFIDKATVSVEFFDGQSLDFEIVTETMESVLKNADFITLHVPAQKEYIIGKKEIALMKQGAGIVNASRGGIIDEVALIDALDAGKLSFAGLDVFENEPTPAIKVLMNPYVSLTPHIGAATYEAQDRIGLELATQINTLLKK; the protein is encoded by the coding sequence ATGAAAATATTAGCAAACGACGGAATTTCTCAAAGTGGCATTGATGCTTTGACCAACGATGGTTTTGAAGTTATCACCACAAAAGTGGCGCAAGCACAATTGATCAACTATATCAACGAGCATAATATTGCGGGACTTTTGGTGCGAAGTGCTACTAAAGTTCGCAAAGACTTGATTGATGCTTGTGAAAGTTTACAACTCATCGGTCGTGGCGGCGTTGGTATGGACAATATTGATGTAGCGTACGCACGCGACAAAGGAATTCATGTGATCAACACACCCGCAGCTTCTTCAAGTTCGGTGGCGGAATTGGTGTTTGGACATTTATTGAATGGTGTTCGTTTTTTACACGATGCTAACCGTAATATGCCGTTAGAAGGTGACTCTCGCTTTAAGGAATTAAAAAAATCTTATGCAAAAGGAAGCGAATTGCGTGGAAAAACCTTAGGAATTATTGGTTTCGGTCGCATTGGGAAAGCAACGGCAGAAAGAGCCATTGGTTTGGGAATGAACGTCATTGCTTCAGATCCGTTTATAGACAAAGCAACCGTTTCTGTAGAATTTTTTGATGGACAATCCTTAGATTTTGAAATCGTCACAGAAACTATGGAAAGTGTCTTGAAAAATGCTGATTTTATCACGTTACATGTTCCCGCTCAAAAAGAATATATTATTGGTAAGAAAGAAATCGCTTTGATGAAACAAGGCGCAGGAATTGTCAATGCATCGCGTGGCGGTATTATTGATGAAGTCGCACTAATTGACGCGTTAGATGCTGGAAAACTGAGTTTTGCAGGTTTGGATGTATTTGAAAACGAACCCACACCAGCCATCAAAGTATTGATGAATCCGTATGTATCCTTAACGCCACATATTGGTGCTGCAACCTACGAAGCACAAGACCGAATTGGACTTGAATTGGCTACGCAAATCAATACGCTTCTAAAAAAATAA
- a CDS encoding DUF937 domain-containing protein — MSGILDLLNSDLGKQIIGGVSNEVGEDQNKTASVLSMAMPLLMGAMKRNASSPEGAEGLNKALEKKHDGSILDNLGSLFGGGVNQEVKDDGDGILGHVLGNSRQNVETAISKKSGVDTSSIGNILKVAAPLLMGMLGKQKRQQNVQSSSGIGDLLGGLLGGGNSAAQAPQQQSFIESILDGDNDGSVLDDIAGMFFGGNDKKDDNNNNSGGSGLGGLLGGLFGGK; from the coding sequence ATGTCTGGAATTTTAGATTTATTAAATAGCGATTTGGGAAAACAAATCATTGGTGGCGTGAGTAATGAAGTTGGAGAAGACCAAAACAAAACGGCTTCTGTATTAAGTATGGCAATGCCTCTATTAATGGGCGCCATGAAAAGAAATGCAAGTTCTCCTGAAGGTGCTGAAGGATTAAACAAAGCTTTAGAAAAAAAGCACGATGGTAGTATTTTAGATAATTTAGGAAGTCTTTTTGGTGGCGGAGTCAATCAAGAAGTAAAAGATGATGGTGATGGAATCCTAGGTCATGTATTAGGAAATAGTAGACAAAATGTAGAAACTGCAATCAGTAAGAAATCTGGAGTAGATACTTCTTCTATCGGAAACATTTTAAAAGTAGCAGCACCTTTATTGATGGGAATGCTAGGAAAGCAAAAACGTCAACAAAACGTACAAAGTTCTAGCGGCATTGGAGATTTATTAGGCGGATTACTCGGCGGAGGAAATTCAGCAGCACAAGCACCTCAACAACAAAGCTTTATTGAATCTATTTTAGATGGCGATAATGATGGAAGTGTTTTAGATGATATTGCAGGAATGTTTTTTGGTGGAAACGACAAGAAAGACGACAACAATAACAATAGCGGCGGCAGCGGACTTGGCGGATTGCTAGGCGGATTGTTCGGAGGAAAATAA
- a CDS encoding M48 family metallopeptidase codes for MNHKKYTEGQSLSPEELEAISEELIQAKFDREKKTKWSQQLKEQYGVEKQPAKTKYRFLFSKVAIAAILVCVAGIVASVILFSKPSYETVLNESIENLVTIDNQAIVTRGNEVEKTQMVAALEAYNNKKYDESIRIWQQLVALGENKGTAEYNLALCYLQKEPVELAVVIKNLKIAVQTKTVQPEANWALALAYLKANQKEAATEILQEIIRAKAYKYKKAAQFIELL; via the coding sequence ATGAATCATAAAAAATATACAGAAGGTCAATCATTATCTCCTGAAGAACTAGAAGCAATTAGTGAAGAATTGATTCAAGCAAAGTTTGATAGAGAGAAGAAAACAAAATGGTCGCAACAACTCAAAGAACAGTATGGAGTTGAAAAACAACCAGCGAAAACCAAGTATCGCTTTTTATTTTCCAAAGTAGCGATTGCTGCCATTTTGGTGTGTGTGGCTGGAATTGTAGCGAGTGTCATTTTATTTTCCAAACCAAGTTATGAAACGGTTCTCAACGAATCCATTGAAAATTTAGTTACGATTGACAATCAAGCAATCGTGACACGCGGAAATGAGGTTGAAAAGACACAAATGGTAGCTGCACTAGAAGCGTATAATAATAAGAAGTATGATGAAAGTATCAGGATTTGGCAACAGTTGGTTGCTTTAGGCGAAAATAAAGGAACTGCGGAATATAATTTGGCATTGTGTTATTTGCAAAAAGAACCGGTAGAATTAGCCGTTGTGATTAAAAATCTGAAAATTGCAGTACAAACAAAAACCGTTCAACCTGAGGCAAATTGGGCATTAGCATTAGCTTATTTAAAGGCAAATCAAAAAGAGGCAGCAACAGAAATTCTACAAGAAATTATTCGCGCGAAAGCGTATAAATATAAAAAAGCAGCACAATTCATTGAATTGTTATAA
- a CDS encoding sigma-70 family RNA polymerase sigma factor — protein MKQKSAKNNIDNTLQNFGLTEASFNNMLLRMKAGNDDLFEKIFLAQFEETIAYLMQRYSVNHSMAYDATMDALLKFRKRLLEGKITYNNMRFLFTQMAGQFLTTVLKKRSKSVKISTNETIVETVDEIDDTTLDFLDAAWKLLGDQCSKLLENYYYKKIALNELAQKLGKSDAALRKQKQRCLETLRSYFLKQYKR, from the coding sequence ATGAAACAAAAATCCGCCAAAAATAATATTGACAATACGCTGCAAAATTTTGGATTGACAGAAGCATCTTTTAATAACATGCTTCTACGTATGAAAGCAGGCAATGATGATTTGTTCGAAAAAATATTTTTAGCACAGTTTGAAGAAACCATTGCATACTTAATGCAGCGTTATAGTGTAAATCATTCCATGGCGTATGACGCCACCATGGATGCATTATTAAAGTTTAGAAAGCGTTTGTTAGAAGGGAAAATCACCTATAACAACATGCGCTTTTTGTTCACGCAAATGGCAGGACAATTTTTGACCACAGTTTTGAAAAAAAGAAGCAAATCAGTTAAAATATCAACGAATGAAACCATTGTTGAAACGGTAGATGAAATAGACGATACCACTCTTGATTTTTTAGACGCAGCTTGGAAACTTTTGGGCGATCAATGTAGCAAATTGTTAGAAAATTATTATTATAAAAAAATAGCGTTGAATGAATTGGCTCAAAAACTCGGCAAATCAGATGCAGCGCTTCGAAAACAAAAACAACGGTGTTTAGAAACTTTACGTTCCTATTTTTTAAAACAGTATAAACGTTAA
- a CDS encoding T9SS type A sorting domain-containing protein, translating into MKLFKKLLLFVALLAATSVLYAQEICCDPDNNLLTNGNFNAATCGGNGAFNNCVPGWTSEAGSPSIHSFSSNPNAWMWSYAGGGEAISGGMNFQSGVTYNICFRLRTDDKNSGDPNVANNATVNLVATNNPGAITANPNGHVIFQQTMGQYLNTWTNISIQFTPNANYSRLWIFPFMQQNSNGVSQAEMDIDDIVISVATPTPNFTMQDEYCDDEPILPIAVPSGLYSYRWLIHEVNPSGNILRHATLGISGSVSLTDFRNLWNGFQAGKTYTVTFEYYDNCGNRFTVVRQFTITEREVHTSCVDLACGEVFDPNTISFPGLCEGNINSIDDLVNQVSYAPTSPIVFQKSTVLKLTYDCCELFLCVNVAKEDEVQIKEVCPSDDGTILMEACGGTDGYYSYIINGLGESSTDASRVVEYVPGGEYSVTYISDTGCRCTVIYKIVCDEWVRTEKKDSEQRNELKDTSEKPSNFVIYPNPSNGNYSIQPSFQTSVKEKTYEISIANIAGKSIFTKSTISLERAYHLDISKYTAGVYFLTIKVGNTTEVKKLIKN; encoded by the coding sequence ATGAAACTATTCAAAAAATTACTTTTATTCGTTGCTCTTTTAGCTGCAACTAGTGTGCTATACGCACAAGAAATTTGCTGTGATCCCGACAACAATTTACTCACCAACGGAAATTTTAACGCTGCTACTTGTGGTGGCAATGGTGCTTTTAACAATTGTGTCCCTGGTTGGACAAGTGAAGCTGGATCGCCAAGTATCCATAGTTTTTCTTCCAATCCTAACGCTTGGATGTGGTCGTATGCAGGCGGTGGCGAAGCTATTTCTGGCGGTATGAACTTTCAAAGCGGTGTTACCTACAATATTTGTTTTAGACTCCGAACAGACGATAAAAATTCAGGCGATCCGAATGTTGCCAACAATGCGACTGTAAATTTAGTAGCTACCAACAATCCTGGTGCTATTACAGCGAATCCAAACGGTCACGTTATTTTTCAACAAACGATGGGGCAATATTTAAATACGTGGACAAATATTAGTATACAGTTTACTCCAAATGCAAATTATAGTCGATTGTGGATTTTTCCTTTTATGCAACAAAACAGTAATGGTGTGAGTCAAGCAGAAATGGACATTGACGATATTGTAATTTCTGTAGCTACTCCAACTCCTAATTTTACCATGCAAGATGAATATTGCGATGACGAACCTATTTTACCTATTGCGGTTCCTAGCGGTTTGTATTCTTATCGTTGGCTGATTCATGAGGTAAATCCAAGTGGAAATATTCTTCGTCATGCAACACTTGGCATTTCAGGAAGTGTATCACTGACTGATTTTAGAAATTTATGGAACGGTTTTCAAGCAGGAAAAACGTATACAGTCACTTTTGAATATTATGACAATTGCGGCAATCGTTTTACTGTGGTAAGACAATTTACAATTACCGAAAGAGAGGTACACACTTCCTGTGTTGACCTAGCTTGTGGTGAAGTATTTGACCCAAATACTATTAGTTTTCCAGGTCTTTGTGAAGGGAATATCAACAGTATTGATGATTTGGTAAATCAAGTCTCTTATGCTCCTACTTCTCCAATTGTTTTTCAAAAAAGTACCGTATTAAAATTAACGTATGACTGCTGTGAATTGTTTTTATGTGTAAACGTTGCTAAAGAAGATGAAGTGCAGATTAAGGAAGTGTGCCCAAGTGATGATGGTACTATTTTGATGGAAGCTTGTGGCGGAACGGATGGCTATTATTCATACATCATTAATGGTTTGGGTGAATCTTCTACAGATGCATCACGAGTAGTTGAATATGTTCCTGGTGGAGAATATTCGGTTACTTATATTTCAGATACAGGTTGCAGATGTACTGTGATTTATAAAATAGTGTGTGATGAATGGGTTCGCACAGAAAAAAAAGATTCAGAACAACGCAACGAGCTAAAAGATACTTCTGAAAAACCTTCTAATTTTGTCATTTACCCGAATCCATCGAATGGAAATTATAGCATTCAGCCAAGTTTTCAAACTTCCGTCAAGGAAAAAACGTATGAAATTTCGATTGCAAACATAGCGGGGAAATCGATTTTTACCAAAAGCACCATTTCATTGGAGCGTGCATATCATCTAGATATTTCAAAATATACTGCTGGAGTTTATTTCCTCACCATTAAAGTGGGAAATACTACAGAAGTCAAAAAGCTCATTAAGAATTAA